A single region of the Globicephala melas chromosome 12, mGloMel1.2, whole genome shotgun sequence genome encodes:
- the PFN4 gene encoding profilin-4, with amino-acid sequence MSHLQNLLLDTLLGTKHVDSAALIKLQEPSLCVASPGFSVMPSDVRTLVDGFAKNPLKTRREGLYFKEKDYKCVRADDYSLYAKSENTGVVVVKTRLYLLVATYTEGMYPSVCVEATEKLGEYLRRKGN; translated from the exons ATGAGCCATTTGCAGAACTTACTGTTAGATACACTCCTGGGAACGAAGCATGTAGACAGTGCAGCCCTCATCAAACTCCAGGAGCCGAGCCTATGTGTAGCATCACCTGGATTTAGT GTAATGCCCAGTGATGTCCGAACACTTGTGGATGGATTTGCCAAGAACCCTTTGAAAACCAGAAGAGAAGGATTGTATTTCAAGGAGAAGGACTACAAATGTGTCCGGGCAGATGACTATTCTCTTTATGCTAAGAGT gAAAATACTGGTGTGGTTGTTGTGAAGACCCGTCTGTATCTTCTGGTGGCAACTTACACTGAGGGCATGTATCCTAGTGTCTGTGTGGAAGCCACAGAGAAATTGG gaGAATatctaagaagaaaaggaaattaa